GGGAGCACGATCGCGCGACGCGCGGCACGCACGACAGGGTTGGGGGACACCCGTCATGCCGTCACATGTCGCAGTCCAAACCGCCCGACGACCGCCGCGACGTGCAATCGTTCGAGCACCCAGGGGGAACCGACTTACGTGCGTTCGTCCTAGGCAGTGGAGGACGTGCCGCCGTGCCCGGCGGTTAGAAGTTCGGCTCGACGTTGTGACGCGCGGCCTGCAGGCGTGCCTCCAGAAGGGTGCCGAAGGGGTTCCTGCTCACCAAGACGAGCCGCGAGGCCCCTTTAGACTCGTTCACGATCATCGGGCTCGCGCCCGTGACGAGCAATCCTCCCTCCGGACGGCGCGATCAATCGGAAACATGTGTGCGCGTAGGGCCAATTCTGCGCCGCCCGCGGAATCGTTCCGCCGCGCGCTATTCGACGCTACTCCTTCAGCGTACCGGCGACGAGCCCGCGGACGAAGTACCGCTGGAGTGCGAAGAAGACCGCGAGGGGCAGGACCATCGACACGAACGCCGCCGCGGTCAGGAGGTGCCAGCCACTCCCGAGGGAGCTCACCAGCCCGGCGATCGCGACGGTGAGCGGGGCGACGCCCGGCCGCCCGCCGAGGTAGCTGAGCGCCACCAGCAGATCGTTCCAGACCCAGAGGAACTGAAAGATCGCAAGCGCCGCGATCGCCGGGGCCGATAGCGGCAGCACGACCCGGAAGAACACGGCGGCGGGATCCGCCCCGTCGATGGCCGCGGCGTCCAGCAGATCGGCCGGCAGCCCGGCGATGAAGTTGCGCAGGAGGAAGACGGCGAGCGGCAGGCCGTACCCGGTGTGCGCGAGCCAGAGCGCGGGGAACGTGCCCGTGAGCCGGACCGCAGTGAACAACCGGAGCACGGGCACCAACGTCGTCTGCAGCGGGACGACGAGCAGCAGGACGACGAGGGCCTGGAGGGCTCCGCGGGCCGGAAACCGCATCCAGGCGAACGCGTACGCGGCGTACGCGGCGAGCAGCAGCGGGATGACGGTGGCCGGCGCGGCGATGGCGACGCTGTTGAGCACGCTCGTCCCGATGCCCTGGGTCGTCAGCACATCGCGGTAGTTGGCCAGCGTGAACGCCGGACGCGCGACCGCGGTCCACCACCCGGTCGCGGCGACGTCGGCGGCGGGGCGGAGCGAGCTGACGAGCAGCCCGGCGACCGGCGCGAGCCACGCGACGCAGATCAGCCAGAGCACCGCGTGCACGGGCATCCCGCGAAGACCGCGCGTCCGCATCACCGGGTTTCTGCCTCCCTGCGGAGGCGCCGGAGGTTCGCCACCATCGCCGGCGCCGTCGCGGCCAACAGCAGCACGGCCAGGGCGCCGGCGCGTCCGAGGTGCTGATCCACGAACAGCTCCCGATACATCCGGTTGGCGAGGACGTCGGTATCGTAGTTCCCGCTCGTCATCACGTATACCACGTCGAAGACCTTGAGCGCGGTGATGACCATCGCGGTCGCTACGGCGGCGGTGGTCGGGCCGATCGCCGGCAGCGCGATCTGGACAAAGACGCGCCATTCGCCGGCGCCGTCGACGCGCGCGGCCTCGAACATGGCGGCCGGCACGGCCTTGAGCGCGGCGGCGAACACCGCGGTCGCAAACCCGATCCAGATCCACACGGCCACGACGATGAGGAACAGCGTGTTCCAGGGCGCGCCGACCAGCCACGCGCGCGGGTCGAAGCCCGGGAAGGCGGCCCCGAGCACGGCGTTGAGGAGCCCGATCTGCGGCGCGCCGGCCGGCCGGAACTCGTAGACGAACTTCCAGATCACGCCGGCCGCGGTGAACGACAGGGCCATCGGCAGGAACACGATGGCCCGGACCACGGCATCGTAGCGCACCCGCTCGGCAAGCACCGCGATGCCGAGGCCCCCGGCCACCACCAATCCGGTGAAGACCACGAGCCAGACGAGCGTATTGCGCAACGCGACGAGCGCCTCCCGGCTCTGAAACGTGTAGACGTAGTTGGCCGCCCCGACCCACCGGGCGTCCGCGGCGTCCCGAAAACTGAGCGCGAGCGTGTCCAGGGTCGGGTAGACGAGAAAGACGGCCACGAACAGAAGCGCGGGGGCGGTCCAGACCCACGGCCGGAGCGCCGTCCGCCGGCGATCGGGCAGCCGGCCGAGCGCCAGTTCCGCCGCGAGAATGTAGGCGACCGACGCGGCGGGGGCGCCGACCAGGGCGAGCGCGGCCGGAAGCAGCCGGTCCACCGGCTACTTGTAGGCGTCTCGCGCGACGGCTTCGAGGTGCCGGAGGATCTCGTCCAGACGGTCCGGGTGGGCGATGTAGTCGAGGGTTCCCTTGTAGAACGCCGTCGTGACCGCGGGCGGCATGAGATCGCCGGCGCCGAAGCGCGCGACCGACGCGCGGGTCAGCACCTCGGCCGCCCGCCGGCTGAGGACGTCGGGGTAGTCCGCGAGCGGCACCCCCTTGTTGGCGGAGAGCGCGCCGCCTCGCTTGACCCAGATCGCCTGCGCGTCCGCGGTCACAAGGTACTGCATGAGCGCCCGCGCCTGCGGCGTATCGCGGAACATCCCGAATACGTCGCCCCCAACCTGCGCGACGGCAGCGTACTGCGGCGCAATCTGCGGGAACGGAACGAACGCGAGGTCGGTCCCCGGACGCACCGCGGGGAACTGCTTTTCAATGAAGTCCTCGATGAACGTGGCCTGCAGGTGGAACAGGCAGCGCGGCGGCGTCGCGAACATCGGGAACGGCGCTTCATTAAATTGGGTCGCCAGCACGCCCTGGGGACCGCCGTAGACGGCCTTGGGGTTCGTGGCGATCCGCCCGAATTGCTCCCACGCCTGCCGCACGGACGGCGCCGTCCACGGCATCGTGTGCCGGACCCAGGCGTCGTGCGCCGCCGGACCGGCCGCGCGGAGGAGCAGCATGTCGATCCAGTCCGTAGCCGGCCAGCCGCTGGTCGCGCCGCTGGCGAGGCCGAGACACCACGGCGTCGTGCCGCGGGCCGCGAGCCGGTCGGTGAGCGCCGCGAAATCCGCCCACCGCCGCGGCGGCGTAATGTGCGCGGCCGCGAGCGTCTTGGGATCGTACCAGACGAGGCCCTTGAGGGCCGTCTTGACGACGATCGCGTAGGGTTCGCCGCCGACCCGGCCGACGTCCAACCACGACGGCGGGTACTCCCGGCCGACGCGGCTCATGTCCAGGACGCGGCTCAGCGGTTTGAGCGCGTGGGCCCGCACGAACGGCGTCAACTGTCCCGGGTTCGGCAGCGCGGCGACATCCGGCGGGTTGCCCCCCTGCACGCGGGTCGTCAGCACGGCGCTCAGGTCTCGCGTGCCCTGAAACTCCACGCGCGTCCCGGTCCGGTCTTCGAAGGGCTTCACCATCGCGTTGAAGCTGTCGAGTTCGGCTCCCCCCCACACCCCGACCACGCTGACCGTCCCGCCGATCGTCCCCGCCGCGGACGAAGCGCCGGTGCCCGCCAGCGCGAGCACCGTCCCGACGATCAGTCCTGCCGCCGTACGCGTCCCGGCCCCCCGTGTCGCCACGCGGCCTCACCTCCCGGCACGGCCGTACCCGTGCATTTCACTTATCCCACGTTCACGCGTCTGCTATGATGCTCGGCGATGGCTGTGGCAGCACCGCGGCCCCGCCGCGGCGACGAGATCATCCTCACGATCGACCGGCTCGCGTACGGCGGCCGCGGCGTCGGCCGGCTCGACGGCCTGGTCGTCTTCGTGCCGGACACGGCGCCCGGCGACCGGGTTCGCGCGCGCCTCTGGCGGGTCAAAGCGGGCTACGCGGAGGCGGATCTCGTCGGCATCGAGTCGCCGTCCCGCGTCCGGACCCCCCCGCCCTGCCCGCACTTCGGACCGTGCGGCGGCTGCATCTGGCAGCACCTCACGTATGGCGCCCAGGTCACGGCCAAAGAGGCGATCGTACGCGAGAGTCTGGCCCATCTCGGCGGCCTGCGCGACGTCGAGGTTCGCCCGATCGTCCGGATGGCGGCGCCATGGTACTACCGCAACAAGATGGAGTTTTCGTTTCATCCCGCGGGGCTCGGCCTGCACCGGCGCGGCGCGTTCGACAAGATCGTGCCGATCGAGACGTGCTACCTCGAATCGCCCCGGACCAACATCATCCTGGCGGCGGTCGAGGCCTTTGCCCGGGCATCGGCCCTGTCGAGTTACGATCCGCGCAGTCGCACCGGCCTGCTCCGCCAGGTCGTGATCCGCGAGGCGAAGGGGACGGGCGAGGTCATGGTCGCGCTCATCACCACGGCTCCCGACGTACCGGGACTGCGGGAACTCGCGGACCGGCTGATCGGTTCCGTCCCGGAGATCGCGAGCGTCGCGCACGCGACCAACGCGGGGACCTCGGACGGTGTGCCGCTGAGCGACATCACGATCGTTGCGGGACGGCCCTACATCCGCGAGGTGCTGGCGGGCCTCGTGTTCCGGATCGGCCTCGAGACGTTCTTCCAGACCAACACCGCGCAGGCGGAGCGCCTTGTGGAGGTCGTGGAGGCGTTCGCGGATCTACGCGGCGGCGAGACGGTCTTCGATCTCTACTGCGGCGTGGGGACGTTCTCGCTCGCGCTCGCGCGGCGGGCGGGGCGGGTGCTGGGCATGGAGATCGTGGCGCCCTCCGTCGAGGCCGCCCGC
This portion of the bacterium genome encodes:
- a CDS encoding carbohydrate ABC transporter permease; translation: MPVHAVLWLICVAWLAPVAGLLVSSLRPAADVAATGWWTAVARPAFTLANYRDVLTTQGIGTSVLNSVAIAAPATVIPLLLAAYAAYAFAWMRFPARGALQALVVLLLVVPLQTTLVPVLRLFTAVRLTGTFPALWLAHTGYGLPLAVFLLRNFIAGLPADLLDAAAIDGADPAAVFFRVVLPLSAPAIAALAIFQFLWVWNDLLVALSYLGGRPGVAPLTVAIAGLVSSLGSGWHLLTAAAFVSMVLPLAVFFALQRYFVRGLVAGTLKE
- a CDS encoding sugar ABC transporter permease; protein product: MDRLLPAALALVGAPAASVAYILAAELALGRLPDRRRTALRPWVWTAPALLFVAVFLVYPTLDTLALSFRDAADARWVGAANYVYTFQSREALVALRNTLVWLVVFTGLVVAGGLGIAVLAERVRYDAVVRAIVFLPMALSFTAAGVIWKFVYEFRPAGAPQIGLLNAVLGAAFPGFDPRAWLVGAPWNTLFLIVVAVWIWIGFATAVFAAALKAVPAAMFEAARVDGAGEWRVFVQIALPAIGPTTAAVATAMVITALKVFDVVYVMTSGNYDTDVLANRMYRELFVDQHLGRAGALAVLLLAATAPAMVANLRRLRREAETR
- a CDS encoding ABC transporter substrate-binding protein yields the protein MATRGAGTRTAAGLIVGTVLALAGTGASSAAGTIGGTVSVVGVWGGAELDSFNAMVKPFEDRTGTRVEFQGTRDLSAVLTTRVQGGNPPDVAALPNPGQLTPFVRAHALKPLSRVLDMSRVGREYPPSWLDVGRVGGEPYAIVVKTALKGLVWYDPKTLAAAHITPPRRWADFAALTDRLAARGTTPWCLGLASGATSGWPATDWIDMLLLRAAGPAAHDAWVRHTMPWTAPSVRQAWEQFGRIATNPKAVYGGPQGVLATQFNEAPFPMFATPPRCLFHLQATFIEDFIEKQFPAVRPGTDLAFVPFPQIAPQYAAVAQVGGDVFGMFRDTPQARALMQYLVTADAQAIWVKRGGALSANKGVPLADYPDVLSRRAAEVLTRASVARFGAGDLMPPAVTTAFYKGTLDYIAHPDRLDEILRHLEAVARDAYK
- the rlmD gene encoding 23S rRNA (uracil(1939)-C(5))-methyltransferase RlmD, which produces MAVAAPRPRRGDEIILTIDRLAYGGRGVGRLDGLVVFVPDTAPGDRVRARLWRVKAGYAEADLVGIESPSRVRTPPPCPHFGPCGGCIWQHLTYGAQVTAKEAIVRESLAHLGGLRDVEVRPIVRMAAPWYYRNKMEFSFHPAGLGLHRRGAFDKIVPIETCYLESPRTNIILAAVEAFARASALSSYDPRSRTGLLRQVVIREAKGTGEVMVALITTAPDVPGLRELADRLIGSVPEIASVAHATNAGTSDGVPLSDITIVAGRPYIREVLAGLVFRIGLETFFQTNTAQAERLVEVVEAFADLRGGETVFDLYCGVGTFSLALARRAGRVLGMEIVAPSVEAARDNAALNGLANVEFADGDVRHVLPDLAARTGRPDVLVLDPPRSGAGARVMRKVARTQAPRIVYVSCNPTTLAPDLRELAAAGYVVRHAQPLDLFPHTYHVECVVLAERG